A stretch of Acropora muricata isolate sample 2 chromosome 7, ASM3666990v1, whole genome shotgun sequence DNA encodes these proteins:
- the LOC136922895 gene encoding deoxyhypusine hydroxylase-like: protein MVNLSPVQQIGVQLADQSQPLTNRFRALFTLRNLGGHEAIDCISKCFDDPSALLKHELAYCLGQMQDEYAIPYLIRVLKDKKQEAMVRHEAGEALGAIGSPEVLNVLREYASDPQIEVAETCQLALQRIEWLNEKSSQESKNLSTNPYKSIDPAPPSQTEDTETLKNILLDESCPLFERYRAMFSLRNKGDEDSVLALADGLKCRSALFRHEIAYVLGQMQHEAAIPQLIENLEDLKESAMVRHECAEALGSIAKDQCLTALEKYSKDQERVVKESCVVALDMYNYEQSKDFQYADSLVKMKET, encoded by the exons GCCACTAACCAACAGATTTCGTGCTCTTTTCACTCTGCGAAATCTTGGAGGCCATGAAGCTATAGATTGTATTTCAAAGT GCTTTGACGATCCATCTGCTCTGCTCAAACATGAATTAGCATACTGTCTGGGACAAATGCAG GATGAATATGCCATACCCTATTTAATAAG AGTTCTCAAAGACAAGAAACAAGAGGCTATGGTGCGGCATGAG GCAGGAGAGGCTCTAGGTGCAATTGGTTCTCCAGAAGTTCTTAATGTTTTGAGAGAATATGCCAGTGACCCACAGATAGAG GTAGCAGAGACATGCCAACTTGCTTTGCAAAGGATAGAATGGCTTAATGAGAAGAGTTCACAAGAAAGTAAAAACCTCAG TACAAATCCATACAAGTCAATAGATCCTGCCCCACCGTCACAGACAGAGGACACAGAGACCTTAAAAAACATTCTTCTTGATGAATCCTGTCCACTATTTGAAAGATACAG GGCAATGTTTTCTTTGCGGAATAAAGGAGATGAAGATTCAGTGCTG GCTCTTGCAGATGGTCTGAAGTGTCGTAGTGCATTATTCAGGCATGAAATTG CTTATGTCCTTGGACAGATGCAACATGAGGCAGCCATTCCACAACTCATTgag AATCTAGAAGATCTCAAGGAAAGTGCGATGGTGAGACATGAATGTGCTGAGGCTCTTGGATCAATCGCAAAG GATCAGTGCCTAACTGCCTTAGAAAAATATTCCAAAGATCAAGAGAGAGTTGTAAAG GAGAGCTGTGTTGTGGCACTAGACATGTACAACTATGAGCAAAGCAAGGATTTCCAGTATGCTGATTCACTGGTTAAAATGAAAGAGACttga
- the LOC136922873 gene encoding RCC1-like G exchanging factor-like protein isoform X2: protein MSLVHCRLISRLQTNLKYALKFSFVQRTKARFSQLSSVVYVWGAGDGGQLGNGTQRHSPLPVTFSLDEEIGHVGCGYGFTLAADTKCPRIWSTGLNTFSQLGRQLNGGKEKDIALTPAATNIQTAGPSAKVLQICCGRSHTMVLMDDGKVFACGGNYHGQCGTACLDACSVKELTEVPAISSKIKQIACGFDHTLLLTIDGQVFSCGWGADGQTGLGHFKDESSFKVVEGALKDVNVKEVTTSGDSCLALSVDGEVFSWGNNEYNQLGTTSDEEQTAVPTVASLLQNLPEIKQVSAGGSNCIALTASGDVYSWGYGVLGHGQEIPFIKIPQKIQAFDNMEEIVIGVSCGPDYSAAVTDSGELYTWGRGSFGRLGLGSNEDQWIPNKVVLPGKVVNVSCGVDHMAVVVKLR from the exons ATGAGCCTTGTACATTGTAGATTGATCAGCAGATTACAGACAAACCTAAAATATGctttgaagttttcttttgtacaGAGAACAAAAG ccAGGTTCTCTCAGTTGTCTTCTGTGGTTTATGTCTGGGGGGCTGGAGATGGGGGGCAGCTGGGGAATGGGACTCAGAGGCACAGTCCCCTGCCAGTTACATTTTCTCTCGATGAAGAA ATTGGTCATGTGGGATGTGGATATGGTTTCACGCTAGCTGCTGACACTAAATGCCCTAGAATCTGGTCAACTGGACTAAACACATTTTCTCAACTGGGAAGACAACTAAATGGTGGAAAAGAAAAAG ATATTGCATTGACTCCAGCTGCCACAAACATACAAACAGCAGGGCCTTCAGCCAAAGTTTTGCAGATATGTTGTGGGAGATCACATACAATGGTATTGATGGATGATGGGAAAG TTTTTGCTTGTGGAGGTAATTACCATGGCCAATGTGGAACTGCATGTCTTGATGCATGCTCTGTGAAAGAGTTAACTGAAGTACCAGCTATCTCCAGCAAGATCAAACAG ATTGCCTGTGGCTTCGATCACACCCTTCTGTTGACAATTGATGGTCAAGTGTTTTCCTGTGGCTGGGGTGCAGATGGACAGACTG GTCTGGGTCATTTCAAGGATGAATCATCGTTTAAAGTTGTTGAAGGAGCCCTTAAAGATGTAAATGTGAAAGAAGTGACCACTTCAGGAGACAGCTGCCTTGCTCTATCAG TGGATGGTGAAGTCTTTTCTTGGGGAAACAATGAATATAATCAACTTGGAACTACAAGTGATGAAGAGCAA ACTGCAGTCCCCACAGTAGCTTCCTTGTTACAAAATTTACCAGAGATCAAGCAAGTTTCTGCTGGTGGTTCCAACTGCATTGCTCTGACAG cttCTGGTGATGTTTACAGTTGGGGCTATGGTGTCCTGGGTCATGGACAAGAAATACCCTTCATAAAAATTCCTCAAAAAATACAAGCATTTGATAACATGGAGGAAATTGTCATTGGGGTGTCCTGTGGCCCAGACTACTCTGCTGCTGTAACAG ATTCAGGGGAACTGTACACATGGGGTCGTGGGTCCTTTGGACGATTGGGACTGGGTTCGAATGAAGATCAGTGGATTCCAAACAAG GTTGTGTTGCCTGGTAAAGTTGTAAATGTAAGCTGTGGTGTTGATCACATGGCTGTCGTCGTGAAGTTGCGATGA
- the LOC136922873 gene encoding RCC1-like G exchanging factor-like protein isoform X1 — MSLVHCRLISRLQTNLKYALKFSFVQRTKARFSQLSSVVYVWGAGDGGQLGNGTQRHSPLPVTFSLDEEQIGHVGCGYGFTLAADTKCPRIWSTGLNTFSQLGRQLNGGKEKDIALTPAATNIQTAGPSAKVLQICCGRSHTMVLMDDGKVFACGGNYHGQCGTACLDACSVKELTEVPAISSKIKQIACGFDHTLLLTIDGQVFSCGWGADGQTGLGHFKDESSFKVVEGALKDVNVKEVTTSGDSCLALSVDGEVFSWGNNEYNQLGTTSDEEQTAVPTVASLLQNLPEIKQVSAGGSNCIALTASGDVYSWGYGVLGHGQEIPFIKIPQKIQAFDNMEEIVIGVSCGPDYSAAVTDSGELYTWGRGSFGRLGLGSNEDQWIPNKVVLPGKVVNVSCGVDHMAVVVKLR; from the exons ATGAGCCTTGTACATTGTAGATTGATCAGCAGATTACAGACAAACCTAAAATATGctttgaagttttcttttgtacaGAGAACAAAAG ccAGGTTCTCTCAGTTGTCTTCTGTGGTTTATGTCTGGGGGGCTGGAGATGGGGGGCAGCTGGGGAATGGGACTCAGAGGCACAGTCCCCTGCCAGTTACATTTTCTCTCGATGAAGAA CAGATTGGTCATGTGGGATGTGGATATGGTTTCACGCTAGCTGCTGACACTAAATGCCCTAGAATCTGGTCAACTGGACTAAACACATTTTCTCAACTGGGAAGACAACTAAATGGTGGAAAAGAAAAAG ATATTGCATTGACTCCAGCTGCCACAAACATACAAACAGCAGGGCCTTCAGCCAAAGTTTTGCAGATATGTTGTGGGAGATCACATACAATGGTATTGATGGATGATGGGAAAG TTTTTGCTTGTGGAGGTAATTACCATGGCCAATGTGGAACTGCATGTCTTGATGCATGCTCTGTGAAAGAGTTAACTGAAGTACCAGCTATCTCCAGCAAGATCAAACAG ATTGCCTGTGGCTTCGATCACACCCTTCTGTTGACAATTGATGGTCAAGTGTTTTCCTGTGGCTGGGGTGCAGATGGACAGACTG GTCTGGGTCATTTCAAGGATGAATCATCGTTTAAAGTTGTTGAAGGAGCCCTTAAAGATGTAAATGTGAAAGAAGTGACCACTTCAGGAGACAGCTGCCTTGCTCTATCAG TGGATGGTGAAGTCTTTTCTTGGGGAAACAATGAATATAATCAACTTGGAACTACAAGTGATGAAGAGCAA ACTGCAGTCCCCACAGTAGCTTCCTTGTTACAAAATTTACCAGAGATCAAGCAAGTTTCTGCTGGTGGTTCCAACTGCATTGCTCTGACAG cttCTGGTGATGTTTACAGTTGGGGCTATGGTGTCCTGGGTCATGGACAAGAAATACCCTTCATAAAAATTCCTCAAAAAATACAAGCATTTGATAACATGGAGGAAATTGTCATTGGGGTGTCCTGTGGCCCAGACTACTCTGCTGCTGTAACAG ATTCAGGGGAACTGTACACATGGGGTCGTGGGTCCTTTGGACGATTGGGACTGGGTTCGAATGAAGATCAGTGGATTCCAAACAAG GTTGTGTTGCCTGGTAAAGTTGTAAATGTAAGCTGTGGTGTTGATCACATGGCTGTCGTCGTGAAGTTGCGATGA